The segment ATCGATCCTCCCTCCTGCTGGATGCCGCCTCCCTTGCCGATGTTCTTGACGATGGCCTCAAATCCGTTCTTGCTGTCGGCGTGATACTTGACGATGCGCGTCGAACCATCGGGCTCATCCAGAGTGTACTCTCCCTTGACGACATCTCCGTCCCGGACTTCCCACTGGCTCTTGTGGTCACCGGTGTGATAGTCCTTCACTCCGTACTCGAACTTGTACTTCGGATAGGCGTAAAAGTCCTTGCCTTCGTATCCACCGAtgcctccgccgccgatgccgccctCGAAGCCACCGCCGATACCGCCCTCGAAACCACCCTGCATTAAAGGAGCATTACTTGAGAGCCATCCAGGATTGTCGCACCCTGTCGTATATACCTGTTCTCCTCCGAAACCGCCACCAATTCCTCCGCcaatgccaccaccaccgctgccgccgtagTACTTGTACGGGATGTGCTTCACCTCGCTGACGAATCCGTGGTGCTCGTAGGCCAGACAGACCCCGGCCACGGTCAGCACCACGATTACCGCCGAAAACTGCATCATTTTCACGCTGATCCTCTCGGTTTGACTTGCACTGGAACCCCGACGGTGTCTAGGCCTGACTGATACCGAGTGCTGGCTGAAGGATTCGCTTTTATACCTCAATCATCTAGACTAACCCCTCCACTCCAAGCGGTGCCGATTTGCGTTCCTAGGATCCTAGGCGTCTGCCAAAGTTTTCACCCGCCGAAGGTGGCGTCCATTTCTTCACCGAacccggcgggcggcccaCCGTTCAAGGTTCTCTACGACTGAGCGCATCCGCATGGCTGGCGTGTGCCCCAATCACGTGTGCACCGCGCGCTCTCGTCTAATCGAATTGAACTGCCTCTCGTGGCGATCGACGGTGCAATCCCCGCGGTAGGGTCGCCCCTAGCACGGCCATCGCGGGTGCTGCCAGGCGTACTTTGTGTACACAGCGTGGCCCTATAAGCTTCAAAAGCT is part of the Anopheles cruzii unplaced genomic scaffold, idAnoCruzAS_RS32_06 scaffold04849_ctg1, whole genome shotgun sequence genome and harbors:
- the LOC128277234 gene encoding adult-specific cuticular protein ACP-20-like is translated as MQFSAVIVVLTVAGVCLAYEHHGFVSEVKHIPYKYYGGSGGGGIGGGIGGGFGGEQGGFEGGIGGGFEGGIGGGGIGGYEGKDFYAYPKYKFEYGVKDYHTGDHKSQWEVRDGDVVKGEYTLDEPDGSTRIVKYHADSKNGFEAIVKNIGKGGGIQQEG